A region of Heteronotia binoei isolate CCM8104 ecotype False Entrance Well chromosome 2, APGP_CSIRO_Hbin_v1, whole genome shotgun sequence DNA encodes the following proteins:
- the IP6K3 gene encoding inositol hexakisphosphate kinase 3 isoform X2 — translation MGNLSLIASPRTDNHSVLDNASKESSITIWQKLNQVNSSSSGHTFVKWNHSPLTNTIKDSCQGKALLQTDLQYHRDMSSLMEDASGNKAEKNSYNPWGLHCHKQQLTRLSSKCNENKLHQFLLLENVVSKYKYPCILDLKMGTRQHGDDASEEKKARQIKKCEQSTSASLGVRICGMQVYQADTVQYLCNDKYYGRKLSPDGFKQAICQFLHNGIRLRTDLAEPIVCQLKALLSIIKKQSSYRFYSSSLLIIYEGLEKMIDNLTQGRCQNTSSTVPRGNTHPKVDVRMIDFAHTTYKGSRYNQIVYDGPDHGYIFGLENLIKIIQNISVGE, via the exons ATGGGCAATTTGAGCCTCATAGCCAGCCCACGAACAGACAACCACAGTGTACTGGACAATGCTTCTAAAGAGTCTTCAATAACAATATGGCAGAAGCTCAACCAGgtgaacagcagcagcagtggccatACGTTTGTCAAATGGAATCACAGTCCCCTCACAAACACCATCAAAGATAG CTGCCAAGGGAAAGCACTATTACAAACAGACCTTCAGTACCACAGAGATATGTCTTCACTTATGGAGGATGCCAGTGGGAATAAGGCAGAAAAGAACAGCTATAACCCCTGGGGACTACACTGCCACAAGCAGCAGCTCACCCGCCTGTCTTCCAAGTGTAATGAAAACAAACTTCATC AATTTCTGTTGCTTGAAAATGTGGTATCCAAGTATAAATATCCATGTATTCTGGACCTGAAGATGGGAACCAGGCAGCATGGCGATGATGCATCAGAAGAGAAGAAAGCACGGCAAATAAAGAAGTGTGAACAGAGTACATCAGCATCCCTTGGAGTCCGTATTTGTGGCATGCAG gtttaccaagcagatactgtCCAATATCTCTGCAACGACAAGTATTATGGGCGGAAACTCTCACCAGATGGCTTCAAGCAGGCCATCTGTCAGTTTCTGCACAATGGTATACGTCTCAGAACAGACCTTGCGGAACCCATTGTGTGTCAGCTGAAGGCTCTACTATCCATCATCAAAAAACAGAGCTCTTACCGGTTCTACTCCAGCTCTCTTCTTATAATTTATGAAGGACTGGAGAAAATGATCGATAACCTCACTCAGGGGCGCTGTCAGAACACCAGCAGCACTGTTCCACGTGGGAACACCCACCCCAAAGTTGATGTCCGCATGATAGACTTTGCTCATACAACATACAAAGGCTCAAGGTATAATCAGATTGTCTATGATGGGCCAGATCATGGCTATATTTTTGGTCTAGAAAACCTAATAAAAATCATTCAAAACATCTCAGTGGGTGAATGA
- the LOC132566449 gene encoding ubiquinol-cytochrome-c reductase complex assembly factor 2 yields MAVTRYRRFLKLCEEWPVEESKRGRDLGTLLRQRVAQAFREGENTQIADPVTCDEMYESLARIHTNYYKNKYPRLKDTSFTGVTVEECKMVLASDSLKQMEEANKGKWTKLREKFSAKLPEEDSK; encoded by the exons ATGGCGGTGACGCGGTACCGGCGCTTCTTGAAGCTTTGCGAGGAGTGGCCCGTGGAGGAAAGCAAGCGTGGGCGTGACTTGGGCACTTTATTGCGGCAGCGAGTGGCTCAAGCCTTCCGGGAGGGAGAGAACACGCAG ATTGCTGATCCAGTGACTTGTGATGAAATGTATGAGAGTCTAGCTAGAATCCATACCAACTATTATAAAAACAAG TATCCACGCTTGAAAGATAccagcttcactggagtgacaGTGGAAGAATGCAAGATGGTCCTTGCATCAG atagtttgaaacagatggAAGAAGCAAATAAAGGAAAATGGACCAAACTGCGTGAGAAATTCTCTGCCAAGCTTCCTGAAGAGGATTCCAAGTGA